A genome region from Oenanthe melanoleuca isolate GR-GAL-2019-014 chromosome 14, OMel1.0, whole genome shotgun sequence includes the following:
- the C1QTNF8 gene encoding complement C1q tumor necrosis factor-related protein 8 → MINPKESTGQVALIGISPLMVCVPSPLQLLPRMSSVLLLALLLLLPVGNAGSQPERALPRRRLSCVRCCGPEEQPVPIVSQRWARMSGEPQYSLPKIQPTIDITILKGEKGERGERGWPGAAGPAGQRGPRGQPGRKGQPGRAGPQGHSCKLLFAAFSVGRRQPQHSSHYFQHLTFDTEFVNLYQHFNMFSGKFFCYVPGIYYFSLNVHTWNFKETYLHLMRNEQPVAILYAQPSDRSVMQSQSLMLDLQEGDEVWVRMFKRERENAVYSEESDVYIIFNGHLIKPALE, encoded by the exons ATGATTAACCCCAAGGAAAGCACTGGCCAGGTGGCCCTGATTGGGATCTCCCCGCTAATGGTTTgtgttccctctcctctccagctgctcccgAGGATGAGCTCCgtgctcctgctggccctgctgctcctgcttcccgTGGGGAATGCCGGATCCCAGCCGGAGCGGGCGCTGCCCCGCCGGCGCCTCTCGTGCGTCAGGTGCTGCGGGCCCGAGGAGCAGCCCGTGCCCATCGTGTCCCAAAGGTGGGCCAGGATGAGCGGAGAGCCCCAGTATTCCCTGCCCAAAATCCAGCCCACCATCGACATCACCATCCTCAAAG GCGAGAAGGGCGAGCGGGGCGAGCGGGGGtggccgggggcggcggggccggcggggcaGCGCGGGCCGCGGGGGCAGCCGGGCCGCAAGGGccagccgggccgggccgggccgcagGGCCACTCCTGCAAGCTGCTCTTCGCCGCCTTCTCCGTGGGCCGccgccagccccagcacagctcccactaCTTCCAGCACCTCACCTTCGACACCGAGTTCGTCAACCTCTACCAGCACTTCAACATGTTCTCCGGGAAGTTCTTCTGCTACGTGCCCGGGATTTACTACTTCAGCCTCAACGTGCACACCTGGAACTTCAAGGAGACCTACCTGCACCTGATGAGGAACGAGCAGCCCGTGGCCATCCTGTACGCCCAGCCCAGCGACAGGAGCGTCATGCAGAGCCAGAGCCTGATGCTGGACCTGCAGGAAGGGGATGAGGTTTGGGTCAGGATGTTCAAGAGGGAGCGGGAAAACGCCGTTTACAGCGAGGAGTCGGATGTTTACATCATCTTCAACGGGCACCTGATCAAACCCGCCCTGGAGTAG